One segment of Nevskiales bacterium DNA contains the following:
- a CDS encoding TOBE domain-containing protein, whose product FTKINTRNQFKGTVVAINRGDVVSEVEIETAAGIVSAVVISSSIDRLGLRIGDPAIALFKATEVLVGTIG is encoded by the coding sequence CGTTCACAAAGATCAACACGCGAAACCAGTTCAAGGGCACGGTGGTCGCCATCAACCGCGGCGATGTCGTGTCCGAGGTTGAGATCGAGACCGCCGCGGGCATCGTGTCAGCGGTAGTCATCAGCAGTTCGATCGACCGCCTGGGATTGCGTATCGGTGATCCGGCCATTGCGCTGTTCAAGGCAACCGAAGTGCTGGTCGGCACGATCGGTTAG